In Haliaeetus albicilla chromosome 18, bHalAlb1.1, whole genome shotgun sequence, one genomic interval encodes:
- the SUOX gene encoding sulfite oxidase, mitochondrial isoform X2: protein MVPAFSRGHGKLQPLPVPGNGARCPVPAPATLSRPGTAAMLLLRAIAGRRLPPLPLPRRGCSRLPPGSPAAGGRRGAAPVLAALLGLGAVLAYGERRRRGAQAAQATPVPRYPLYTREEVGRHRSPQDRIWVTHGTEVFDVTDFVELHPGGADKVLLAAGGALEPFWALYAVHSQPHVLELLREYKVGELSPEEAPPAPDATQDPFAGDPPRHPGLRVNSQKPFNAEPPAELLAERFLTPNELFFTRNHLPVPAVDPSSYRLRVEGPGGRVLLLSLAELRSRFPKHEVTATLQCAGNRRAEMSRVRPVKGLAWDIGAISTARWGGVRLRDILLDAGFGEEWEGEWHVCFEGLDADAAGAPYGASIPYGRAVSPAADVLLAYEMNGEELPRDHGFPLRVVVPGVVGARSVKWLQRVAVSPAESPSHWQRNDYKGFSPCVDWDTVDYTTAPAIQELPVQSAITHPRPGAAVPEGELTVKGYAWSGGGREVVRVDVSLDGGRTWRVARLTGERPVPGRAWAWALWELQAPVTAGTELEIICKAVDGSYNVQPDTVAPIWNLRGVLSNAWHRVHVTVSR from the exons ATGGTGCCCGCTTTCTCCCGGGGCCATGGGAAGCTTCAGCCGCTACCGGTTCCCGGTAACGGTGCCCGGTGTCCGGTGCCCGCCCCAGCCACTCTCTCCCGTCCAGGTACCGCCGCGATGCTGCTGCTCCGAGCCATCGCCGGGCGCAG GCtcccgccgctgccgctgccccgCCGCGGCTGCTCCCGGTTGCCCCCCGGTAGCCCGGCTGCGGGGGGACGCCGGGGGGCGGCCCCGGTTCTGGCGGCGTTGCTGGGCCTCGGAGCCGTCCTGGCCTACGGAGAGCGGCGGAGGAGG GGTGCCCAGGCAGCCCAGGCCACCCCCGTCCCCCGTTACCCCCTGTACACGCGGGAGGAGGTGGGGCGGCACCGCTCCCCCCAGGACCGCATCTGGGTGACCCATGGCACCGAGGTCTTCGACGTCACCGACTTCGTGGAGCTGCACCCCGGGGGGGCCGACAAGGTGCTGCTGGCAGCCGGCGGGGCCCTGGAACCCTTCTGGGCCCTCTACGCTGTCCACAGCCAGCCCCATGTCCTGGAGCTGCTGCGGGAGTACAAGGTGGGGGAGCTGAGCCCCGAGGAGGCGCCGCCGGCCCCCGACGCCACCCAGGACCCCTTcgccggggaccccccccggcaccccggGCTGCGGGTCAACAGCCAGAAGCCATTTAATGCGGAGCCACCGGCAGAGCTGCTGGCCGAGCGCTTCCTGACGCCCAACGAGCTCTTCTTCACCCGCAACCACCTGCCGGTGCCGGCGGTGGATCCCAGCTCCTACCGGCTGCGGGTGGAGGGGCCAGGGGGTCGGGTGCTCTTGCTGTCACTGGCCGAGCTGCGCAGCCGCTTCCCCAAGCACGAAGTGACGGCCACGCTGCAGTGCGCCGGCAACCGCCGAGCCGAAATGAGCCGCGTCCGCCCCGTCAAGGGGCTGGCGTGGGACATCGGGGCCATCAGCACGGCCCGCTGGGGCGGCGTGCGGCTGCGCGACATCCTGCTGGACGCCGGCTTCGGCGAGGAGTGGGAGGGTGAGTGGCACGTCTGCTTTGAGGGGCTGGACGCCGACGCCGCGGGGGCCCCCTATGGTGCTTCCATCCCCTATGGCCGTGCCGTCAGCCCGGCCGCCGACGTGCTGCTGGCCTACGAGATGAACGGCGAGGAGCTGCCCCGTGACCACGGCTTCCCCCTGCGCGTGGTGGTGCCCGGCGTGGTGGGTGCCCGCAGCGTCAAATGGCTGCAGCGCGTGGCCGTCAGCCCGGCCGAGAGCCCCAGCCACTGGCAGCGGAATGACTACAAGGGCTTCTCCCCCTGCGTGGACTGGGACACGGTGGACTACACGACGGCGCCTGCCATCCAGGAGCTGCCGGTGCAGTCGGCCATCACCCACCCGCGCCCTGGCGCGGCGGTGCCAGAGGGGGAGCTGACAGTGAAGGGCTACGCCTGGagcgggggcgggcgggaggtGGTGCGGGTGGACGTCTCGCTGGACGGCGGCCGGACCTGGCGGGTGGCGCGGTTGACGGGCGAGCGACCGGTGCCGGGGCGCGCCTGGGCCTGGGCGCTGTGGGAGCTGCAGGCGCCGGTGACGGCGGGCACCGAGCTGGAGATCATCTGCAAGGCGGTGGACGGCAGCTACAACGTGCAGCCCGACACCGTGGCGCCCATTTGGAACCTGCGTGGGGTCCTCAGCAACGCCTGGCACCGCGTCCACGTCACCGTCAGCCGCTGA
- the SUOX gene encoding sulfite oxidase, mitochondrial isoform X3 — MLLLRAIAGRRLPPLPLPRRGCSRLPPGSPAAGGRRGAAPVLAALLGLGAVLAYGERRRRGAQAAQATPVPRYPLYTREEVGRHRSPQDRIWVTHGTEVFDVTDFVELHPGGADKVLLAAGGALEPFWALYAVHSQPHVLELLREYKVGELSPEEAPPAPDATQDPFAGDPPRHPGLRVNSQKPFNAEPPAELLAERFLTPNELFFTRNHLPVPAVDPSSYRLRVEGPGGRVLLLSLAELRSRFPKHEVTATLQCAGNRRAEMSRVRPVKGLAWDIGAISTARWGGVRLRDILLDAGFGEEWEGEWHVCFEGLDADAAGAPYGASIPYGRAVSPAADVLLAYEMNGEELPRDHGFPLRVVVPGVVGARSVKWLQRVAVSPAESPSHWQRNDYKGFSPCVDWDTVDYTTAPAIQELPVQSAITHPRPGAAVPEGELTVKGYAWSGGGREVVRVDVSLDGGRTWRVARLTGERPVPGRAWAWALWELQAPVTAGTELEIICKAVDGSYNVQPDTVAPIWNLRGVLSNAWHRVHVTVSR, encoded by the exons ATGCTGCTGCTCCGAGCCATCGCCGGGCGCAG GCtcccgccgctgccgctgccccgCCGCGGCTGCTCCCGGTTGCCCCCCGGTAGCCCGGCTGCGGGGGGACGCCGGGGGGCGGCCCCGGTTCTGGCGGCGTTGCTGGGCCTCGGAGCCGTCCTGGCCTACGGAGAGCGGCGGAGGAGG GGTGCCCAGGCAGCCCAGGCCACCCCCGTCCCCCGTTACCCCCTGTACACGCGGGAGGAGGTGGGGCGGCACCGCTCCCCCCAGGACCGCATCTGGGTGACCCATGGCACCGAGGTCTTCGACGTCACCGACTTCGTGGAGCTGCACCCCGGGGGGGCCGACAAGGTGCTGCTGGCAGCCGGCGGGGCCCTGGAACCCTTCTGGGCCCTCTACGCTGTCCACAGCCAGCCCCATGTCCTGGAGCTGCTGCGGGAGTACAAGGTGGGGGAGCTGAGCCCCGAGGAGGCGCCGCCGGCCCCCGACGCCACCCAGGACCCCTTcgccggggaccccccccggcaccccggGCTGCGGGTCAACAGCCAGAAGCCATTTAATGCGGAGCCACCGGCAGAGCTGCTGGCCGAGCGCTTCCTGACGCCCAACGAGCTCTTCTTCACCCGCAACCACCTGCCGGTGCCGGCGGTGGATCCCAGCTCCTACCGGCTGCGGGTGGAGGGGCCAGGGGGTCGGGTGCTCTTGCTGTCACTGGCCGAGCTGCGCAGCCGCTTCCCCAAGCACGAAGTGACGGCCACGCTGCAGTGCGCCGGCAACCGCCGAGCCGAAATGAGCCGCGTCCGCCCCGTCAAGGGGCTGGCGTGGGACATCGGGGCCATCAGCACGGCCCGCTGGGGCGGCGTGCGGCTGCGCGACATCCTGCTGGACGCCGGCTTCGGCGAGGAGTGGGAGGGTGAGTGGCACGTCTGCTTTGAGGGGCTGGACGCCGACGCCGCGGGGGCCCCCTATGGTGCTTCCATCCCCTATGGCCGTGCCGTCAGCCCGGCCGCCGACGTGCTGCTGGCCTACGAGATGAACGGCGAGGAGCTGCCCCGTGACCACGGCTTCCCCCTGCGCGTGGTGGTGCCCGGCGTGGTGGGTGCCCGCAGCGTCAAATGGCTGCAGCGCGTGGCCGTCAGCCCGGCCGAGAGCCCCAGCCACTGGCAGCGGAATGACTACAAGGGCTTCTCCCCCTGCGTGGACTGGGACACGGTGGACTACACGACGGCGCCTGCCATCCAGGAGCTGCCGGTGCAGTCGGCCATCACCCACCCGCGCCCTGGCGCGGCGGTGCCAGAGGGGGAGCTGACAGTGAAGGGCTACGCCTGGagcgggggcgggcgggaggtGGTGCGGGTGGACGTCTCGCTGGACGGCGGCCGGACCTGGCGGGTGGCGCGGTTGACGGGCGAGCGACCGGTGCCGGGGCGCGCCTGGGCCTGGGCGCTGTGGGAGCTGCAGGCGCCGGTGACGGCGGGCACCGAGCTGGAGATCATCTGCAAGGCGGTGGACGGCAGCTACAACGTGCAGCCCGACACCGTGGCGCCCATTTGGAACCTGCGTGGGGTCCTCAGCAACGCCTGGCACCGCGTCCACGTCACCGTCAGCCGCTGA
- the SUOX gene encoding sulfite oxidase, mitochondrial isoform X1 translates to MDPPPSTVEVEAAPTQPPCWPWRGRGRRARPPPLEATPIAPLLKRQRRAGGRATGAATQVPPRCCCSEPSPGAGRNGPVGGPRRPRCRPPPSPPGRCQLRSPRRLPPLPLPRRGCSRLPPGSPAAGGRRGAAPVLAALLGLGAVLAYGERRRRGAQAAQATPVPRYPLYTREEVGRHRSPQDRIWVTHGTEVFDVTDFVELHPGGADKVLLAAGGALEPFWALYAVHSQPHVLELLREYKVGELSPEEAPPAPDATQDPFAGDPPRHPGLRVNSQKPFNAEPPAELLAERFLTPNELFFTRNHLPVPAVDPSSYRLRVEGPGGRVLLLSLAELRSRFPKHEVTATLQCAGNRRAEMSRVRPVKGLAWDIGAISTARWGGVRLRDILLDAGFGEEWEGEWHVCFEGLDADAAGAPYGASIPYGRAVSPAADVLLAYEMNGEELPRDHGFPLRVVVPGVVGARSVKWLQRVAVSPAESPSHWQRNDYKGFSPCVDWDTVDYTTAPAIQELPVQSAITHPRPGAAVPEGELTVKGYAWSGGGREVVRVDVSLDGGRTWRVARLTGERPVPGRAWAWALWELQAPVTAGTELEIICKAVDGSYNVQPDTVAPIWNLRGVLSNAWHRVHVTVSR, encoded by the exons AtggacccccccccctcaaCCGTAGAGGTTGAGGCCGCGCCCACGCAGCCCCCCTGCTGGCCCTGGAGGGGGCGTGGCCGGAGGGCTCGTCCCCCTCCCCTTGAGGCCACGCCCATCGCCCCTCTCTTAAAGAGGCAGAGACGGGCGGGAGGTCGCGCTACCGGAGCCGCAACGCAG GTACCGCCGCGATGCTGCTGCTCCGAGCCATCGCCGGGCGCAGGTAGGAACGGCCCCGTCGGGGGTCCCCGCAGACCCCggtgccgcccccccccctcgcccccggGCCGGTGTCAGCTCCGCTCTCCCCGCAGGCtcccgccgctgccgctgccccgCCGCGGCTGCTCCCGGTTGCCCCCCGGTAGCCCGGCTGCGGGGGGACGCCGGGGGGCGGCCCCGGTTCTGGCGGCGTTGCTGGGCCTCGGAGCCGTCCTGGCCTACGGAGAGCGGCGGAGGAGG GGTGCCCAGGCAGCCCAGGCCACCCCCGTCCCCCGTTACCCCCTGTACACGCGGGAGGAGGTGGGGCGGCACCGCTCCCCCCAGGACCGCATCTGGGTGACCCATGGCACCGAGGTCTTCGACGTCACCGACTTCGTGGAGCTGCACCCCGGGGGGGCCGACAAGGTGCTGCTGGCAGCCGGCGGGGCCCTGGAACCCTTCTGGGCCCTCTACGCTGTCCACAGCCAGCCCCATGTCCTGGAGCTGCTGCGGGAGTACAAGGTGGGGGAGCTGAGCCCCGAGGAGGCGCCGCCGGCCCCCGACGCCACCCAGGACCCCTTcgccggggaccccccccggcaccccggGCTGCGGGTCAACAGCCAGAAGCCATTTAATGCGGAGCCACCGGCAGAGCTGCTGGCCGAGCGCTTCCTGACGCCCAACGAGCTCTTCTTCACCCGCAACCACCTGCCGGTGCCGGCGGTGGATCCCAGCTCCTACCGGCTGCGGGTGGAGGGGCCAGGGGGTCGGGTGCTCTTGCTGTCACTGGCCGAGCTGCGCAGCCGCTTCCCCAAGCACGAAGTGACGGCCACGCTGCAGTGCGCCGGCAACCGCCGAGCCGAAATGAGCCGCGTCCGCCCCGTCAAGGGGCTGGCGTGGGACATCGGGGCCATCAGCACGGCCCGCTGGGGCGGCGTGCGGCTGCGCGACATCCTGCTGGACGCCGGCTTCGGCGAGGAGTGGGAGGGTGAGTGGCACGTCTGCTTTGAGGGGCTGGACGCCGACGCCGCGGGGGCCCCCTATGGTGCTTCCATCCCCTATGGCCGTGCCGTCAGCCCGGCCGCCGACGTGCTGCTGGCCTACGAGATGAACGGCGAGGAGCTGCCCCGTGACCACGGCTTCCCCCTGCGCGTGGTGGTGCCCGGCGTGGTGGGTGCCCGCAGCGTCAAATGGCTGCAGCGCGTGGCCGTCAGCCCGGCCGAGAGCCCCAGCCACTGGCAGCGGAATGACTACAAGGGCTTCTCCCCCTGCGTGGACTGGGACACGGTGGACTACACGACGGCGCCTGCCATCCAGGAGCTGCCGGTGCAGTCGGCCATCACCCACCCGCGCCCTGGCGCGGCGGTGCCAGAGGGGGAGCTGACAGTGAAGGGCTACGCCTGGagcgggggcgggcgggaggtGGTGCGGGTGGACGTCTCGCTGGACGGCGGCCGGACCTGGCGGGTGGCGCGGTTGACGGGCGAGCGACCGGTGCCGGGGCGCGCCTGGGCCTGGGCGCTGTGGGAGCTGCAGGCGCCGGTGACGGCGGGCACCGAGCTGGAGATCATCTGCAAGGCGGTGGACGGCAGCTACAACGTGCAGCCCGACACCGTGGCGCCCATTTGGAACCTGCGTGGGGTCCTCAGCAACGCCTGGCACCGCGTCCACGTCACCGTCAGCCGCTGA